From a region of the Ardenticatena maritima genome:
- the cas10 gene encoding type III-A CRISPR-associated protein Cas10/Csm1 — protein MSATPSQHLLALAGLLHDIGKFALRAGVSGNRMWDAEARREFGYKHAMLSAWFAETFVPEPWRKAVIGPVGNHHRPQTREDRIVQLADHLSAGERATNSDDESRKTHPMQLRSIFTRVRLDGEEHPNPEGAYWPLQPLDLTSEFFPAEPLPTSEAERRYETMWEEFEREAATLRETFAEGGSLDAYIESLQALLMRYLWAVPSAYYKSIPDISLYDHSRMTGALAAVLAHADDARIREWLNAPETVDDEAALLIGGDISGVQDFIYTITARGATPGLRGRSFYLQLLGEALARFILRELDLPITNIIYVGGGNFYLLARPTDAEQIPRLRQAITRTLLQHHRGALDVAVEGYPLRVRDFIAGPHLSAAWGHLHERLQRAKRRRFAHLSTAEVADLFQPLGHGGNEETVCAVCGEEHPNVKKDGSGDSAVTKCPACLAFEDLGDNLRRAEVLLLTVQPATDTSLNLAEPAGTWKDVLGAFGLQASVLARQNGALSLPAPTNETYQVALALKDATLTDLTPHPRRAVGRRLLVNTTPILTAAERQALEADASFPDDEKRGLPPADRVKPFSVLAHQARGIKRLGVLRMDVDNLGTLFREGLGNAATLSRVAGLSFAVSLYFEGWVGTIAERMQAQFGDRLYAIYSGGDDLFFVGAWDAVVELAIRVRADLTAYTGGHPGIHASGGMVLVPRKYPLYQAAEEAGAAEEAAKRLRWTDGTHPRQKNAFCFLGEALPWSTFGTDPQCQPGFQTVHQLMHFLEDALQKGAPKSLVRRLIESYMLYMEARQAWQRSQSTTARNGLPQTLWGPWTWRMVYTLKRMEKHVSGANVEQLRRTFQADYSLTSRIGLAARWVDILRVEKQNNQAEAKEVS, from the coding sequence ATGTCTGCAACGCCCTCGCAGCATCTCCTCGCCCTCGCCGGTCTTCTGCACGACATTGGCAAGTTTGCTCTGCGTGCAGGTGTCAGCGGCAATCGCATGTGGGATGCAGAAGCCCGCCGTGAGTTTGGCTACAAACACGCCATGCTCAGCGCCTGGTTCGCTGAAACGTTTGTGCCCGAACCCTGGCGCAAAGCCGTCATCGGTCCCGTAGGCAATCACCACCGCCCCCAGACACGCGAAGACCGTATCGTCCAACTCGCCGACCATCTCTCGGCGGGGGAACGCGCGACGAACAGCGACGATGAATCGCGCAAGACGCATCCCATGCAACTGCGCTCTATCTTCACGCGCGTGCGTCTCGATGGAGAGGAGCACCCCAACCCCGAAGGCGCGTACTGGCCGCTTCAGCCGCTTGACCTCACCAGCGAATTCTTTCCCGCTGAACCGCTCCCCACATCCGAAGCAGAGCGGCGCTACGAAACCATGTGGGAAGAATTTGAGCGCGAAGCCGCCACCCTGCGCGAGACTTTCGCCGAGGGGGGCTCGCTCGACGCCTACATCGAAAGCCTGCAAGCGCTCTTGATGCGCTACTTGTGGGCGGTTCCGTCAGCCTACTACAAGAGCATTCCCGACATCAGCCTGTACGACCACAGCCGCATGACCGGCGCGCTTGCCGCCGTTCTGGCACATGCGGACGACGCCCGCATCAGAGAATGGCTGAACGCGCCGGAGACGGTGGATGATGAAGCCGCCTTGCTTATTGGGGGGGACATCAGCGGCGTGCAGGATTTCATCTACACCATCACCGCCCGCGGCGCCACGCCCGGCTTGCGTGGGCGTTCGTTCTACTTGCAACTCCTGGGGGAAGCGCTGGCGCGCTTCATCCTGCGCGAACTGGATTTGCCCATCACCAACATCATCTATGTTGGCGGCGGCAACTTCTACTTGCTGGCACGCCCCACCGACGCCGAACAGATTCCCCGCCTCCGTCAGGCAATCACCCGCACGCTTCTTCAACACCACCGCGGCGCGCTTGACGTGGCTGTGGAAGGCTATCCGCTTCGCGTGCGTGATTTCATCGCCGGTCCTCACCTCTCAGCCGCATGGGGGCATCTGCACGAACGCTTGCAACGCGCCAAACGACGCCGCTTTGCCCACCTCAGCACAGCGGAAGTGGCGGACCTTTTCCAGCCACTGGGGCATGGCGGCAATGAAGAAACGGTCTGCGCCGTGTGCGGCGAGGAACATCCCAACGTCAAGAAAGACGGTTCCGGTGATTCAGCCGTCACAAAGTGCCCGGCGTGCCTGGCGTTTGAAGACCTGGGGGACAACCTGCGGCGCGCCGAAGTGCTCTTGCTGACGGTTCAGCCGGCAACCGACACGAGCCTCAATCTGGCTGAGCCGGCGGGCACGTGGAAGGACGTACTCGGTGCGTTTGGTCTGCAAGCCAGCGTGCTCGCGCGCCAGAACGGTGCGCTCTCCCTTCCCGCCCCCACAAACGAGACCTACCAGGTCGCGCTTGCGCTCAAAGACGCCACCCTGACCGACCTCACGCCCCACCCGCGCCGAGCCGTCGGGCGGCGTTTGCTGGTCAACACCACACCCATTCTCACAGCCGCAGAGCGCCAGGCGTTGGAAGCCGATGCCTCGTTCCCGGACGACGAAAAGCGCGGTCTGCCGCCCGCCGACCGCGTCAAGCCGTTCAGCGTGTTGGCGCATCAGGCGCGCGGCATCAAGCGGTTGGGGGTCTTGCGGATGGACGTGGACAACCTGGGGACGCTCTTCCGCGAGGGGCTTGGCAATGCGGCAACGCTTTCACGCGTGGCGGGGTTGAGTTTCGCCGTCAGCCTCTACTTTGAAGGCTGGGTCGGGACGATTGCCGAGCGTATGCAGGCGCAGTTTGGCGACCGCCTCTACGCCATCTACTCCGGCGGCGATGACCTTTTCTTTGTGGGGGCGTGGGATGCGGTTGTGGAACTCGCCATCCGCGTGCGCGCCGACCTGACTGCCTACACGGGCGGCCACCCCGGCATTCACGCGAGCGGCGGCATGGTGCTGGTTCCCCGCAAATACCCACTCTACCAGGCGGCGGAAGAAGCCGGCGCCGCCGAAGAAGCCGCCAAGCGGCTGCGCTGGACGGACGGCACCCATCCGCGCCAGAAAAACGCCTTCTGTTTCCTGGGTGAAGCCTTGCCCTGGTCAACCTTTGGCACCGACCCGCAATGCCAACCGGGCTTCCAGACGGTGCATCAACTCATGCACTTTCTCGAAGACGCTTTGCAAAAGGGTGCGCCCAAGTCGCTCGTGCGGCGGCTCATCGAATCGTACATGCTCTACATGGAAGCACGCCAGGCGTGGCAGCGTTCGCAAAGCACCACTGCACGCAACGGCTTGCCGCAAACGCTCTGGGGCCCCTGGACCTGGCGCATGGTGTACACCCTCAAGCGCATGGAAAAACACGTTTCAGGGGCAAATGTAGAACAACTACGTCGTACATTCCAGGCCGATTACAGCCTGACAAGCCGCATTGGTTTGGCGGCGCGTTGGGTTGATATATTGCGAGTTGAAAAACAAAACAACCAAGCCGAGGCAAAGGAGGTCTCATGA
- the csm2 gene encoding type III-A CRISPR-associated protein Csm2, which translates to MNRQRQSPSPSIPIETIKTIITDHSQTGAKALIEAAETLGKELSRALSTSQIRAIFGEVRSIQATWESGNAQRERALRRLILLKPKMAYRARRERGQGVERLREVLDAAIDQVLAASDEDEKNNRFQRFVEFFEAILAYHKAYGGN; encoded by the coding sequence ATGAACCGCCAACGGCAGTCCCCAAGCCCAAGTATCCCTATCGAAACCATCAAGACCATCATCACCGACCACTCTCAAACCGGCGCCAAAGCCCTGATTGAAGCGGCGGAGACGCTGGGCAAGGAACTGAGCCGTGCGCTTTCCACCAGCCAAATCCGCGCCATCTTTGGCGAGGTGCGCAGTATTCAGGCGACGTGGGAGAGCGGCAACGCCCAACGCGAGCGCGCCCTCCGCCGCCTGATTCTGCTCAAGCCCAAAATGGCTTACCGCGCGCGCCGCGAACGCGGACAAGGTGTTGAACGGCTCCGCGAAGTGCTCGACGCCGCTATTGACCAGGTGCTGGCGGCATCTGATGAAGATGAAAAAAACAACCGCTTTCAGCGTTTTGTCGAATTCTTTGAAGCCATTCTCGCCTATCACAAAGCCTACGGTGGAAACTAA
- the csm3 gene encoding type III-A CRISPR-associated RAMP protein Csm3, with amino-acid sequence MSDKIIHLRGRLFITFDLEAVTGLHIGGSDSGIEIGGVDKTVIRDPLTNRPYVPGSSLKGKMRSLLEKYHAKPQNQRIGQGFIHSCQTDKEYATCDICQVFGVPGERNFGTPTRLVVRDVHMSDQSAEALEKANTDLPYTEVKTEVSIDRVTSAANPRQMERVPAGTVFSPAELVYSIYDGAGCDAQKDVQRLRVLAEGLQLLEDDYLGGQGSRGAGKIAIQNIKVAWRGGASYIGEAEMLGEYGDLGAFVQDLDKVIQTISAKLNA; translated from the coding sequence ATGAGTGACAAAATCATCCACTTGCGCGGTCGCCTCTTCATCACATTCGACCTGGAAGCCGTAACGGGGTTGCACATTGGCGGCTCCGATAGCGGGATCGAAATTGGCGGCGTGGATAAAACCGTCATCCGCGACCCGCTGACCAATCGCCCTTACGTCCCCGGCAGTAGTCTGAAAGGCAAAATGCGCAGTCTGCTGGAAAAATACCACGCCAAACCCCAAAACCAACGTATTGGGCAGGGTTTCATTCACTCGTGCCAGACCGACAAAGAATACGCGACATGCGACATCTGCCAGGTGTTCGGCGTGCCCGGCGAACGCAATTTTGGCACCCCCACCCGCCTGGTCGTCCGCGACGTGCACATGAGCGATCAGTCTGCTGAGGCGCTTGAAAAAGCCAACACCGACCTTCCCTACACCGAAGTCAAAACCGAAGTCTCGATTGACCGTGTTACATCAGCCGCCAACCCGCGCCAGATGGAGCGCGTCCCCGCCGGCACGGTCTTCAGCCCCGCTGAACTGGTTTACAGCATCTACGACGGGGCAGGATGCGACGCCCAAAAGGACGTGCAACGCCTGCGGGTGCTCGCCGAGGGATTGCAACTCCTGGAGGACGACTACCTGGGCGGGCAGGGAAGCCGCGGCGCAGGGAAAATCGCCATCCAAAACATCAAAGTCGCGTGGCGCGGCGGCGCCTCTTACATCGGCGAAGCAGAGATGCTCGGAGAATACGGCGACCTGGGAGCGTTTGTGCAAGACCTGGACAAGGTGATACAGACGATTTCCGCGAAGTTGAACGCCTGA
- the csm4 gene encoding type III-A CRISPR-associated RAMP protein Csm4: MPTIHPFHLAFSGGLHLGARGINLEESSAAVPADTLFSALVATWRLMGYDPPALVARAQQSPPFLLTSAFPRVGNVRFYPMPVDPAVLFTQSGWQTIRQRGKAIKRLRYLSEGLVRRWLIEQQPLDDALFDEQGNAAQGVSLQHDTLWLSKEEVEQLPPAFRFLDKAQRRKRPLEALRYLPVWTHHRIPRVTIDRIRSASNIYHVGAVRFAEGCGLWFGIVWQNADMPVSEAEDGQTFRELVRSALDLLQTNGLGGERSSGYGQFTLSEAPPVNLPDAKEGMCAWLLSRYLPQTSELEANVLADRQTAYAITTVRGWVHTFDAPDQRRKSLVMIREGSLVRATGAVMGAVANVQPTYGANEGTPGIPHPVYRYGVAVALGVPPHKEGSHG, translated from the coding sequence ATGCCGACCATTCACCCTTTCCACCTCGCTTTTTCCGGCGGGTTGCACCTGGGCGCGCGGGGGATCAACCTGGAAGAAAGCAGCGCCGCAGTGCCCGCCGATACGCTGTTCAGTGCGCTGGTGGCGACATGGCGGCTCATGGGCTACGACCCACCCGCGCTTGTGGCGCGCGCCCAACAATCGCCGCCTTTTCTGCTCACCTCTGCTTTTCCGCGCGTGGGCAACGTGCGCTTTTACCCGATGCCCGTTGACCCCGCGGTGCTGTTCACGCAGAGCGGGTGGCAGACGATCCGCCAGCGCGGCAAAGCCATCAAACGCTTGCGCTACCTTTCCGAAGGCTTGGTGCGCCGCTGGCTGATTGAGCAACAGCCGCTGGATGACGCGCTGTTCGATGAGCAGGGGAACGCCGCCCAAGGCGTTTCCTTGCAACACGATACGCTTTGGCTCAGCAAGGAAGAAGTCGAACAACTGCCGCCTGCGTTTCGCTTTCTGGATAAAGCACAGCGGCGCAAGCGCCCACTGGAAGCCTTGCGCTATCTCCCCGTCTGGACGCACCACCGTATCCCGCGCGTGACGATTGACCGCATTCGCTCAGCCTCGAACATCTACCACGTCGGGGCGGTGCGGTTTGCCGAAGGGTGCGGGCTCTGGTTCGGTATCGTCTGGCAAAACGCCGACATGCCCGTTTCCGAAGCCGAGGATGGGCAAACCTTCCGTGAACTGGTGCGCTCGGCGCTTGACCTTCTGCAAACCAACGGGCTGGGTGGCGAACGCAGTAGCGGATATGGGCAATTCACGCTCAGCGAAGCCCCACCCGTCAACCTGCCGGACGCCAAGGAAGGCATGTGCGCCTGGCTGCTCAGCCGCTACCTGCCGCAAACATCCGAACTCGAAGCCAACGTCCTTGCCGACCGACAGACCGCCTACGCCATCACCACCGTCCGCGGCTGGGTGCACACGTTCGACGCGCCCGACCAGCGCCGTAAAAGCCTGGTGATGATTCGCGAAGGCAGCCTCGTTCGCGCGACGGGGGCGGTGATGGGCGCGGTCGCCAACGTTCAGCCGACTTACGGCGCAAACGAGGGGACGCCCGGAATTCCGCACCCGGTTTATCGCTACGGCGTGGCTGTGGCGTTGGGCGTGCCACCACACAAGGAGGGTTCACATGGCTGA